The following coding sequences are from one Sesamum indicum cultivar Zhongzhi No. 13 linkage group LG11, S_indicum_v1.0, whole genome shotgun sequence window:
- the LOC105174097 gene encoding IQ domain-containing protein IQM3-like isoform X1: MEVEAHGLSTFDLNSGNLTAFSLRNRPEFLVPNMSGSPKQPSELEKVTGDQMAEHGGEWEATAAPTSPAAALVGCPSNAAMKLQKVYRSYRTRRMLADSAVVAEELWWQALDFARLNHSTISFFNFLKPETAASRWNRIGLNASKVGKGLSKDAKAQKLAFQHWIEAIDPRHRYGHSLHFYYEEWCKTNAGQPFFYWLDLGDGKEVDLKECPRSKLRQQCIKYLGPKEREQYEYVLVDGRILHKVTGYPLDTNKGSPGSKWIFVMSTSKRLYIGEKKKGLFHHSSFLAGGATLAAGRLIAEDGVLKPHEEDLKIVHEEEFLHLFSFPFHSIFLLQHKKKCISAYSGHYKPTDERLGSFLLFLEENGVNLDDVEKHKANDDYENNENGKISMDAAVSKVLSISDSVQCDLPNEEEELSSEAPEVSKPETKNEYKRTLSGGLQSPKADVPRISIMQRINSKKAAKSYQLGHQLSVQWSTGVGPRIGCIADYPLELRLQALELTKLSPRTCPPLSTPGRSAALVSPSCPPNISNDDVGALYLA, encoded by the exons ATGGAGGTCGAAGCTCACGGGCTTTCCACTTTTGATCTCAATTCCGGCAACCTTACTGCTTTTTCTCTCAGAAACCGCCCTGAGTTTCTAGTCCCTAACATGTCCGGATCTCCAAAGCAGCCTTCGGAACTTGAAAAAGTGACTGGTGATCAAATGGCGGAGCACGGTGGTGAATGGGAAGCCACCGCTGCTCCGACGAGTCCCGCCGCAGCACTGGTCGGATGTCCGTCGAATGCCGCGATGAAACTTCAGAAGGTTTACCGGAGTTATCGTACTCGGCGCATGTTGGCTGACTCTGCTGTGGTTGCTGAAGAGCTATG GTGGCAAGCGCTAGACTTTGCACGGTTAAATCACAGTACAATCTCGTTTTTCAACTTCCTAAAGCCAGAGACTGCTGCGTCGCGGTGGAATCGTATCGGTTTAAATGCTTCCAAG GTGGGCAAGGGGTTGTCGAAAGACGCCAAGGCACAAAAGTTGGCTTTCCAGCACTGGATTGAAGCC ATCGACCCGAGGCACCGTTATGGCCACAGCTTACATTTCTATTATGAGGAGTGGTGTAAAACCAATGCTGGTCAACCCTTCTTCTACTG GTTGGATCTTGGAGATGGCAAAGAGGTTGATCTTAAGGAGTGTCCAAGGTCAAAGCTTCGTCAACAATGCATCAAGTATCTTGGACCG aaagagagagaacaaTATGAATATGTGCTTGTTGATGGGAGAATTTTGCATAAAGTAACTGGGTACCCTCTTGATACAAATAAAGGATCACCAGGATCGAAATGGATTTTTGTGATGAGCACCTCCAAGAGACTCTACATTGGAGAG aaaaagaaaggattgTTCCATCATTCAAGCTTTCTCGCTGGAGGAGCTACTTTAGCTGCTGGGAGGCTCATAGCAGAGGATGGAGTGCTTAAG CCTCATGAGGAGGATTTGAAGATTGTACACGAAGAAGAATTCCTTCACCTCTTCTCGTTTCCCTTCCATTCAATTTTCCTCCTACAACATAAAAAGAAG TGTATCTCAGCTTACAGTGGACACTATAAGCCAACTGATGAAAGGCTCGGCagctttttattatttctcgAGGAAAATGGTGTCAACCTGGATGATGTAGAG AAACACAAGGCGAATGATGACTATGAGAATAATGAAAACGGAAAAATTTCCATGGATGCAGCTGTATCTAAAGTTTTGTCAATATCAGATTCTGTTCAGTGCGATCTACCAAATGAAGAGGAGGAGCTGTCTTCAGAAGCACCCGAAGTTTCCAAGCCTGAAACTAAGAATGAGTATAAGAGGACTCTCTCTGGGGGTCTTCAGAGTCCTAAAGCAGACGTGCCGAGGATTTCAATAATGCAAAGGATCAACTCCAAGAAGGCTGCAAAATCATATCAATTGGGCCATCAACTCTCTGTCCAATGGTCTACAGGTGTTGGTCCCAGAATCGGTTGTATTGCTGACTACCCTTTGGAGTTGAGGTTACAGGCACTAGAACTCACTAAACTCTCCCCACGAACATGCCCTCCATTATCGACACCCGGTAGGAGTGCTGCTCTTGTTTCACCTTCTTGTCCACCAAATATAAGCAACGATGACGTGGGAGCTCTCTACTTGGCCTAA
- the LOC105174097 gene encoding IQ domain-containing protein IQM3-like isoform X2 has translation MEVEAHGLSTFDLNSGNLTAFSLRNRPEFLVPNMSGSPKQPSELEKVTGDQMAEHGGEWEATAAPTSPAAALVGCPSNAAMKLQKVYRSYRTRRMLADSAVVAEELWWQALDFARLNHSTISFFNFLKPETAASRWNRIGLNASKVGKGLSKDAKAQKLAFQHWIEAIDPRHRYGHSLHFYYEEWCKTNAGQPFFYWLDLGDGKEVDLKECPRSKLRQQCIKYLGPKEREQYEYVLVDGRILHKVTGYPLDTNKGSPGSKWIFVMSTSKRLYIGEKKKGLFHHSSFLAGGATLAAGRLIAEDGVLKCISAYSGHYKPTDERLGSFLLFLEENGVNLDDVEKHKANDDYENNENGKISMDAAVSKVLSISDSVQCDLPNEEEELSSEAPEVSKPETKNEYKRTLSGGLQSPKADVPRISIMQRINSKKAAKSYQLGHQLSVQWSTGVGPRIGCIADYPLELRLQALELTKLSPRTCPPLSTPGRSAALVSPSCPPNISNDDVGALYLA, from the exons ATGGAGGTCGAAGCTCACGGGCTTTCCACTTTTGATCTCAATTCCGGCAACCTTACTGCTTTTTCTCTCAGAAACCGCCCTGAGTTTCTAGTCCCTAACATGTCCGGATCTCCAAAGCAGCCTTCGGAACTTGAAAAAGTGACTGGTGATCAAATGGCGGAGCACGGTGGTGAATGGGAAGCCACCGCTGCTCCGACGAGTCCCGCCGCAGCACTGGTCGGATGTCCGTCGAATGCCGCGATGAAACTTCAGAAGGTTTACCGGAGTTATCGTACTCGGCGCATGTTGGCTGACTCTGCTGTGGTTGCTGAAGAGCTATG GTGGCAAGCGCTAGACTTTGCACGGTTAAATCACAGTACAATCTCGTTTTTCAACTTCCTAAAGCCAGAGACTGCTGCGTCGCGGTGGAATCGTATCGGTTTAAATGCTTCCAAG GTGGGCAAGGGGTTGTCGAAAGACGCCAAGGCACAAAAGTTGGCTTTCCAGCACTGGATTGAAGCC ATCGACCCGAGGCACCGTTATGGCCACAGCTTACATTTCTATTATGAGGAGTGGTGTAAAACCAATGCTGGTCAACCCTTCTTCTACTG GTTGGATCTTGGAGATGGCAAAGAGGTTGATCTTAAGGAGTGTCCAAGGTCAAAGCTTCGTCAACAATGCATCAAGTATCTTGGACCG aaagagagagaacaaTATGAATATGTGCTTGTTGATGGGAGAATTTTGCATAAAGTAACTGGGTACCCTCTTGATACAAATAAAGGATCACCAGGATCGAAATGGATTTTTGTGATGAGCACCTCCAAGAGACTCTACATTGGAGAG aaaaagaaaggattgTTCCATCATTCAAGCTTTCTCGCTGGAGGAGCTACTTTAGCTGCTGGGAGGCTCATAGCAGAGGATGGAGTGCTTAAG TGTATCTCAGCTTACAGTGGACACTATAAGCCAACTGATGAAAGGCTCGGCagctttttattatttctcgAGGAAAATGGTGTCAACCTGGATGATGTAGAG AAACACAAGGCGAATGATGACTATGAGAATAATGAAAACGGAAAAATTTCCATGGATGCAGCTGTATCTAAAGTTTTGTCAATATCAGATTCTGTTCAGTGCGATCTACCAAATGAAGAGGAGGAGCTGTCTTCAGAAGCACCCGAAGTTTCCAAGCCTGAAACTAAGAATGAGTATAAGAGGACTCTCTCTGGGGGTCTTCAGAGTCCTAAAGCAGACGTGCCGAGGATTTCAATAATGCAAAGGATCAACTCCAAGAAGGCTGCAAAATCATATCAATTGGGCCATCAACTCTCTGTCCAATGGTCTACAGGTGTTGGTCCCAGAATCGGTTGTATTGCTGACTACCCTTTGGAGTTGAGGTTACAGGCACTAGAACTCACTAAACTCTCCCCACGAACATGCCCTCCATTATCGACACCCGGTAGGAGTGCTGCTCTTGTTTCACCTTCTTGTCCACCAAATATAAGCAACGATGACGTGGGAGCTCTCTACTTGGCCTAA